A part of Desulfomicrobium baculatum DSM 4028 genomic DNA contains:
- a CDS encoding endonuclease MutS2 has product MDSRTLQLLEYPKVLQHLSHFAVSEAGRDACLSLLPETDPVRIAERSALVREAIHFCAFKDVRLAAFPDVAGVFAYLQSPLAFLDVDGLIGLFEMLKVAAALLERLGPADAERYPGLAALVAGLTLPPKTWSGLSRCLAPDGTIRDEASPELYSVRQEIRRVHQMCTRKVQDFFQNKDLQFILQDEFLTISSDRYVLALKNNFKGRLKGIVHDYSQTGETCYFEPLFLVELNNDLQEYKQEERAEEQKVLRFLSELVRTEQRAIELTFDELVRFDGLLAICHFARHSDAHVVDIAPDGPLSLTQARHPLLVFGQDHVVPVDLELKQGQRALIITGGNAGGKTVCLKTLGLLGLMAHAGLPVTAAEGSTLPFWNNFVVSMGDEQSIEQSLSTFTAQIRHFSEVWPRIDTHTLVILDEFGVGTDPSQGAALAQAVVDGLLERQAWVGAATHFPALKAYGLSKDGVRAASVIFSPDTRKPLFKLGYDQVGASRALDVAREQGLPESILARAQDYLYLDAGDAEEIFERLNRLAAAKEEELDKVRARTRDLELKFSRKLEKLDQERSRMQKELREASQEIMRQWREGRRGRKEALKEIAQLRDSVAPSPETDETIEKLSIQAIAQGQVLLYLPWNKTGLVQEIDGKKERVRLDMGGVSLWVGLSDVQASAKERHDGGKVVLKSAPAPVTPLRLDLRGMRADEAESELSRFLDKALLAGRTEVEIIHGMGTGAMRRMVHEHLKRSRAVGDFRLGNADEGGDGVTKVALAD; this is encoded by the coding sequence ATGGATTCAAGAACATTGCAGCTGCTGGAATATCCAAAGGTCCTGCAGCATCTTTCGCACTTCGCGGTCAGTGAGGCGGGCAGGGATGCCTGCCTTTCGCTTTTGCCTGAAACCGATCCCGTACGCATCGCCGAGCGCTCGGCCCTGGTCCGGGAGGCCATCCATTTTTGCGCCTTCAAGGATGTGCGACTGGCGGCCTTTCCCGATGTGGCCGGGGTGTTTGCCTATCTGCAGAGTCCCCTGGCCTTTCTTGACGTGGATGGGCTCATCGGGCTCTTTGAGATGCTCAAAGTGGCTGCGGCTCTTCTGGAGCGTCTCGGACCTGCCGACGCGGAGCGCTATCCCGGCCTGGCCGCGTTGGTGGCGGGGCTGACGCTTCCGCCCAAAACCTGGTCCGGCCTGTCACGTTGCCTTGCCCCTGACGGAACGATTCGGGACGAAGCCTCGCCCGAACTCTATTCCGTGCGTCAGGAGATCCGCCGCGTGCATCAGATGTGCACCCGCAAGGTTCAGGATTTCTTTCAGAACAAGGATCTGCAGTTCATTCTGCAGGATGAATTTCTGACCATCTCCTCCGATCGCTACGTCCTGGCTCTCAAGAACAATTTCAAGGGACGCCTCAAAGGCATAGTGCACGACTATTCCCAGACCGGGGAGACCTGTTATTTCGAGCCTCTTTTTCTGGTCGAGCTCAACAACGACCTGCAGGAATACAAGCAGGAGGAGCGCGCCGAAGAGCAGAAGGTCCTGCGTTTTCTGAGCGAACTGGTCCGCACTGAACAGCGCGCCATCGAACTCACCTTCGATGAGCTGGTGCGCTTCGACGGGCTTTTGGCCATTTGCCATTTTGCCCGCCATAGCGATGCCCATGTCGTCGATATCGCGCCGGATGGGCCGCTCTCTCTGACCCAGGCGCGGCATCCGCTGCTGGTCTTCGGGCAGGACCATGTCGTGCCCGTTGATCTTGAGCTCAAGCAGGGGCAGCGTGCGCTGATCATCACCGGCGGCAACGCGGGCGGCAAGACAGTGTGCCTGAAGACCCTGGGGCTGCTTGGCCTCATGGCTCACGCGGGGCTGCCCGTCACCGCGGCCGAAGGCAGCACGTTGCCGTTCTGGAATAATTTTGTCGTCTCCATGGGCGATGAGCAGTCCATCGAGCAGAGCCTGTCCACGTTCACGGCCCAGATCCGGCATTTCAGCGAGGTTTGGCCCAGGATCGACACGCACACCCTGGTCATCCTCGATGAATTCGGCGTGGGCACCGATCCCAGTCAGGGCGCGGCCCTGGCCCAGGCCGTGGTCGACGGCCTGCTTGAGCGCCAGGCCTGGGTCGGCGCGGCGACGCATTTTCCGGCGCTCAAGGCGTATGGACTCTCGAAAGACGGGGTTCGCGCCGCATCGGTCATTTTTTCCCCGGACACCAGAAAGCCGCTCTTCAAGCTCGGCTACGATCAGGTTGGCGCCAGCCGGGCCCTTGATGTGGCCCGGGAGCAGGGACTCCCGGAGTCCATTTTGGCTCGGGCCCAGGATTACCTGTACCTTGATGCGGGCGATGCCGAGGAGATTTTCGAGCGCCTCAATCGTCTGGCGGCGGCCAAGGAAGAGGAATTGGACAAGGTCCGTGCCCGCACCCGCGACCTTGAACTCAAGTTTTCCCGCAAGCTCGAAAAGCTCGATCAAGAGAGAAGCCGCATGCAAAAGGAACTGCGCGAGGCCTCTCAGGAGATCATGCGTCAGTGGCGCGAAGGGCGGCGCGGACGCAAGGAAGCCTTGAAAGAGATCGCCCAGTTGCGCGACAGCGTGGCTCCATCGCCCGAAACGGACGAGACGATCGAGAAACTTTCCATCCAGGCCATTGCCCAAGGGCAGGTCCTGCTTTATCTGCCCTGGAACAAAACAGGTCTGGTGCAGGAAATCGACGGCAAGAAAGAGCGCGTGCGCCTCGACATGGGCGGGGTTTCGCTCTGGGTAGGGCTCTCTGACGTGCAGGCCAGCGCAAAGGAAAGACATGATGGAGGCAAGGTTGTGCTCAAGAGCGCCCCTGCTCCGGTGACTCCCCTGCGTCTTGATCTGCGGGGTATGAGGGCCGATGAGGCCGAGTCGGAGCTGTCCCGTTTTCTGGACAAGGCGCTGCTCGCCGGACGGACCGAGGTCGAGATCATACATGGGATGGGCACGGGAGCCATGCGCCGGATGGTGCATGAGCACTTGAAAAGATCCAGGGCCGTGGGCGATTTTCGTTTGGGAAATGCGGATGAAGGCGGTGACGGCGTGACCAAGGTGGCCCTGGCGGATTAA
- a CDS encoding GatB/YqeY domain-containing protein, whose translation MSLYARIEKDYLTAFKAKKTDEVAVLRMLKAAVKNKQVDLRRELTDSEILDVVAKQVKQRQESIDQFRAAGRIDLAEIEEREHLILRAYLPTALSPHELEEAVVATIQTLAASGMKDMGKVMNAILGEHAGRVDGKELSALVRAKLSS comes from the coding sequence ATGAGTCTTTATGCGCGCATTGAAAAGGACTATTTGACCGCTTTCAAGGCCAAAAAGACTGACGAGGTGGCTGTCTTGAGAATGCTCAAGGCAGCCGTCAAAAACAAGCAGGTCGATCTCCGTCGCGAGCTGACCGACAGCGAAATCCTGGACGTTGTGGCCAAACAGGTCAAACAGCGCCAGGAATCCATTGATCAGTTCCGGGCCGCGGGCCGGATCGATCTTGCTGAAATCGAGGAGCGCGAGCACCTCATCCTGCGCGCCTACCTCCCCACGGCCCTTTCCCCGCACGAATTGGAAGAGGCTGTGGTCGCGACCATCCAAACCCTCGCAGCTTCCGGCATGAAAGACATGGGCAAGGTTATGAACGCCATTCTTGGCGAACATGCCGGCCGTGTTGACGGAAAGGAACTCAGCGCGCTGGTGCGCGCCAAGCTTTCGTCGTAA
- the rpsU gene encoding 30S ribosomal protein S21: protein MPGVYMGDSDTFDYSLRKFKKQVEKAGILSELKKRQHFEKPSIQKKKEAAAKKRLLKKIRKMQVM from the coding sequence TTGCCAGGTGTATACATGGGTGACAGCGATACGTTTGACTACTCCCTGCGTAAGTTCAAGAAGCAGGTAGAGAAGGCAGGTATCCTTTCCGAGTTGAAAAAGCGTCAGCATTTCGAAAAACCCAGCATCCAGAAGAAGAAGGAAGCTGCGGCCAAGAAAAGACTGCTGAAGAAGATCCGTAAAATGCAGGTAATGTAA
- a CDS encoding HU family DNA-binding protein yields the protein MTKAELVAKMAEKAGLTKANAERALTEFLKAVQETLVTEKKMTLTGFGTFVVEERQARTGRNPRTGEELKIPACKVVKFRPGKELKDAIK from the coding sequence ATGACGAAAGCTGAATTGGTTGCAAAGATGGCGGAAAAGGCTGGATTGACCAAGGCGAATGCCGAGCGCGCGCTGACTGAATTTCTGAAGGCCGTCCAGGAAACTCTGGTGACTGAAAAGAAGATGACCCTCACCGGATTTGGAACGTTCGTGGTTGAAGAGCGTCAGGCTCGCACCGGACGTAACCCCCGCACCGGCGAAGAACTGAAGATTCCCGCTTGCAAGGTTGTCAAGTTCCGGCCCGGCAAGGAACTCAAAGACGCAATCAAGTAA
- the rsmA gene encoding 16S rRNA (adenine(1518)-N(6)/adenine(1519)-N(6))-dimethyltransferase RsmA translates to MDRASFFAPKRSLGQNFLSDPNICRRIVASLELAPGDPVLEIGPGRGALTRILAGHDGPVMALEKDSELVSWIKAEFPAVGVVHADGLDFCWEGTRRLPGLSLIGNLPYNVASPMIWEMVSRCRSFRSMLFMVQKEVALRLTAKEGSRTYGALSAWVGNFVRGEYVFTVPPHVFRPQPKVDSAIVRFLPRPDPAWEDAAALSWTVKILFQQRRKQLGTILKAHWSEAVETWCGELGVDRRVRPEELSPDALRSLARVLDPKNEAAKSAKCPSGQGLPEYF, encoded by the coding sequence GTGGATAGAGCCTCTTTTTTCGCTCCCAAGCGCTCTCTGGGGCAGAATTTTCTGTCTGATCCCAATATCTGCAGGCGTATCGTCGCCAGCCTTGAGCTTGCGCCGGGAGACCCGGTGCTTGAGATCGGCCCGGGGAGAGGCGCATTGACCCGTATTCTGGCCGGGCACGACGGCCCGGTCATGGCGCTTGAAAAGGATTCCGAATTGGTGAGCTGGATCAAGGCGGAGTTTCCTGCGGTTGGCGTGGTCCACGCCGACGGGCTGGATTTTTGCTGGGAGGGAACGCGGCGTCTGCCCGGCCTGTCCCTGATCGGAAACCTGCCCTACAACGTGGCCTCGCCCATGATCTGGGAGATGGTCAGCCGCTGCCGCTCTTTTAGGAGCATGCTCTTCATGGTCCAGAAAGAGGTGGCCCTGCGCCTGACGGCCAAGGAAGGGAGCAGAACCTATGGCGCGCTCTCGGCCTGGGTCGGGAACTTTGTGCGTGGCGAATACGTGTTCACGGTTCCGCCGCATGTCTTTCGTCCGCAACCCAAGGTCGACTCGGCCATTGTGCGCTTTTTGCCCCGGCCCGATCCGGCCTGGGAGGATGCCGCGGCCCTGTCCTGGACGGTGAAGATCCTTTTTCAGCAGCGCCGCAAACAGCTGGGTACGATCCTCAAGGCCCACTGGTCTGAAGCGGTGGAGACGTGGTGCGGGGAACTGGGAGTGGACAGGCGGGTCCGGCCCGAAGAATTGAGTCCGGATGCGTTGCGATCCCTGGCTCGGGTTCTCGATCCGAAAAATGAGGCGGCAAAAAGCGCGAAATGCCCGTCAGGGCAGGGTTTACCGGAGTATTTTTGA
- a CDS encoding DUF2062 domain-containing protein — MERIWVKIARLSRYSYLRVVRIKAPAESIALGLALGVFAGALPFLSLQMAIAVALAFVMRGNIIAAALGTWWSNPFNWALIFPLLYMLGKVFVPVDVAHLSIHEFLNLPLLELLQRSWKWLLITTLGGFIAGIPLAMITYFVTLRAVLIYHDRRAKRRLERQRRMPRRG; from the coding sequence ATGGAAAGAATCTGGGTTAAAATCGCTCGTTTGAGCCGCTATTCCTATCTGCGTGTCGTGCGCATCAAGGCCCCGGCCGAGTCCATCGCTCTAGGGTTGGCCTTGGGCGTGTTTGCCGGCGCTTTGCCCTTTTTGTCCCTGCAGATGGCCATCGCAGTGGCTCTTGCCTTTGTCATGCGCGGCAATATCATCGCTGCCGCCCTCGGGACCTGGTGGAGCAACCCCTTCAACTGGGCCCTGATTTTCCCCTTGCTGTACATGCTGGGCAAGGTTTTTGTGCCGGTGGACGTTGCACACCTGAGCATTCACGAATTCTTGAACCTGCCGCTTCTGGAACTTTTGCAGCGCAGCTGGAAGTGGCTGCTTATCACCACCCTGGGCGGGTTCATCGCCGGTATTCCGTTGGCCATGATCACCTATTTCGTCACCCTGCGCGCCGTGCTCATCTATCATGACCGTCGTGCCAAGCGCAGGCTCGAACGGCAACGCCGGATGCCCCGCCGTGGATAG
- a CDS encoding ferritin — protein sequence MISPKIEKALNEQINAEMFSAYLYLAMVAYFQDKNLGGFANWMTVQNQEETFHAMKFFRYVSERGGRVTLDAIEKPQFEWESPLAAMEAAQKHEAYITSRINSLVDLAIKEKDHATASFLGWFVDEQVEEEDSVNEVVQKLRLLGSDGGGLFMMDRDMATRVFTPPVA from the coding sequence ATGATAAGTCCCAAGATAGAAAAAGCGCTCAACGAACAGATCAACGCGGAGATGTTTTCCGCATACCTGTATTTGGCCATGGTGGCCTATTTCCAGGACAAGAATCTGGGCGGGTTCGCCAACTGGATGACGGTCCAGAACCAGGAGGAAACCTTTCACGCGATGAAGTTTTTCCGCTACGTGAGTGAACGCGGCGGGCGCGTGACTCTGGATGCGATCGAGAAGCCGCAGTTTGAATGGGAAAGCCCCCTGGCGGCCATGGAAGCCGCGCAGAAACATGAGGCCTACATCACGAGCAGGATCAACAGCCTCGTTGATCTGGCCATCAAGGAAAAGGATCACGCCACGGCGAGTTTCCTTGGCTGGTTTGTGGATGAGCAGGTGGAGGAAGAGGACAGCGTGAACGAGGTCGTGCAGAAGCTGCGCCTCCTGGGCTCCGATGGCGGAGGCCTCTTCATGATGGACCGGGATATGGCCACGAGAGTGTTCACGCCCCCGGTGGCTTGA
- the tpx gene encoding thiol peroxidase, with the protein MNKRDNVVTMKGNPLTLLGPEITPGMAAPDFSVVDNDLGPVSLSSLKGKVVIISAVPSLDTPVCDMETRRFNQEAQNLGDKVKVLTVSMDLPFAQKRWCGNAGVENVQTVSDYQTASFGQAYGVLIDGLRLLARAIFVIDAGGKVAYVQVVPELTHEPDYAAVLGAVKKLL; encoded by the coding sequence ATGAATAAAAGAGATAACGTAGTGACGATGAAGGGAAATCCTCTGACCCTGCTCGGCCCGGAGATCACTCCTGGCATGGCTGCTCCTGATTTTTCAGTGGTCGACAATGATCTTGGTCCCGTGTCCCTTTCGAGTCTCAAGGGCAAGGTCGTGATCATCTCCGCCGTGCCGTCCCTGGATACTCCTGTCTGCGACATGGAGACGCGGCGTTTCAATCAGGAAGCCCAGAACCTGGGCGACAAGGTCAAGGTCCTGACCGTGAGCATGGACCTGCCCTTTGCCCAGAAACGCTGGTGCGGCAACGCAGGCGTTGAGAACGTGCAGACCGTTTCCGATTATCAGACTGCCTCCTTCGGGCAGGCATACGGCGTGCTCATCGACGGCCTGCGCCTGCTGGCCCGGGCGATCTTCGTCATAGACGCCGGCGGCAAGGTGGCCTACGTGCAGGTCGTGCCCGAACTGACCCACGAACCCGACTATGCCGCGGTGCTTGGCGCTGTTAAAAAGCTACTTTAA
- a CDS encoding alkaline phosphatase family protein: MHASRLVFLGLDGLPWSLAQNLCAQGLLPNLATIAGTPGCRAISAELPELSPVNWTSLFTASAPGEHGVYGFTRLDPQSYELQFTDFTHVHGATIFERLADKGLFSKVVNMPNLAPVRPMRSMLVAGFPAQELQGSVHPPALEGILADHGYTIEADTVRGATDPAFLLDDLHRSLACRQKALDLLWPDLAWDLFFFVLTETDRLGHFLFPALVEPYHPWRSEALRFMAAWDRLIGKFFARYQALPEPKRLLIMADHGFTTLTQEVDLNAWLRDQGLLHLSRQPAGEWDAQAISPATKAFALDPGRIYLHARQRFARGGLSVPEADRLGAELADALSRLTWRGRTVIRHVFQGRSLYHGAQAHLAPDLVLVPQSGFDLKGKFGRTDMFGHFGRQGMHTADDVFFYDSMGASARTPTEVGQAILDHFDIPAATFEV, encoded by the coding sequence ATGCACGCTTCCCGACTGGTTTTCCTGGGCCTGGACGGCCTGCCCTGGTCCCTGGCCCAAAACCTCTGTGCCCAGGGTCTGCTCCCGAACCTCGCCACCATCGCAGGCACCCCCGGCTGCCGGGCCATTTCGGCCGAACTGCCCGAACTCTCGCCCGTGAACTGGACCAGCCTCTTCACCGCGTCCGCGCCAGGCGAGCACGGGGTGTACGGCTTCACCCGCCTCGACCCGCAAAGCTATGAGCTGCAATTCACGGACTTCACCCATGTGCACGGGGCGACCATTTTCGAACGTCTGGCGGACAAGGGCCTGTTCAGCAAGGTCGTGAACATGCCCAACCTTGCCCCGGTGCGGCCCATGCGGTCCATGCTCGTGGCCGGATTTCCGGCCCAGGAGCTGCAGGGTTCCGTGCACCCTCCTGCCCTGGAAGGCATCCTGGCCGACCACGGCTACACCATTGAGGCCGACACCGTGCGCGGGGCCACGGACCCGGCCTTTCTGCTGGACGACCTGCATCGCTCCCTGGCGTGCCGGCAAAAGGCCCTTGACCTTTTGTGGCCGGACCTGGCCTGGGACCTGTTCTTCTTCGTGCTGACGGAGACGGACCGACTCGGCCATTTCCTCTTTCCCGCCCTGGTGGAGCCCTACCATCCCTGGCGCTCCGAAGCCCTGCGCTTCATGGCCGCCTGGGACCGCCTCATCGGAAAATTCTTCGCCCGCTATCAGGCCCTCCCGGAACCAAAGCGCCTGCTGATCATGGCCGACCACGGCTTCACGACCCTCACGCAGGAGGTCGACCTGAACGCATGGCTTCGCGACCAGGGCCTGCTGCACCTCTCCCGCCAGCCTGCCGGCGAATGGGACGCGCAGGCCATAAGTCCGGCAACAAAGGCTTTTGCCCTTGACCCGGGGCGCATCTACCTGCACGCAAGACAGCGTTTCGCGCGCGGCGGGCTGTCCGTTCCCGAGGCCGACCGGCTGGGTGCGGAACTGGCCGACGCCCTGTCCCGTCTGACCTGGCGGGGGCGAACGGTCATCCGTCACGTATTCCAAGGCCGAAGCCTGTATCACGGCGCCCAGGCCCACCTGGCTCCAGACCTGGTGCTGGTCCCGCAGTCCGGATTCGACCTGAAGGGCAAATTTGGCCGCACGGACATGTTCGGCCATTTCGGCCGCCAAGGCATGCACACAGCCGACGACGTGTTTTTTTACGATTCCATGGGCGCATCCGCCCGTACACCGACAGAGGTCGGCCAGGCAATTCTGGACCACTTCGACATTCCCGCCGCCACCTTTGAGGTCTGA
- a CDS encoding ATP-dependent helicase yields the protein MRIDYQNDLNPAQYEAATTLEGPVLVIAGAGSGKTRTVVYRLARLVESGVSPAEILLLTFTRKASSEMLHRAGGLLGHQGLGHVRGGTFHGFAYSLLKQHAGLLGFERGATVMDRSDAEEILSQAKDRLKIGKGDRKFPKRATIIGLYSKSRNKELSLEQVLRQEAYHLGSYEDDLRRLLEEYERIKQECGLLDYDDLLFLLERLLTEHPQVREAVTSSISHIMVDEYQDTNLVQARLVGLLTKPGDTSPNVMAVGDDAQSIYAFRGANVKNILDFPKTFPGTKLIKLEQNYRSTQPILELTNAILDGFREKFAKRLFSERTDSRLPEHVLPFSDRSQARLVAAKVVELSRTYALDQIAVLFRAGYQSYHVEVELNKIGLGFRKYGGIKFSEAAHIKDVLACLRLAQNTSDIPAWQRILGNVPGIGPKSAQKIHHAAMINDQAFIKAQRAKRPALDDLLRVLDTLRTQVMRPSTAITFVLEYYLPVLREKFPDDYPRREAGLEELVQISLSYDDTASFLGDLSLDSPDAEEERGQAVTLSTVHSAKGLEWDAVLVIDLVEDRFPSRHAMNDSDDFEEERRLMYVACTRARDSLILFSPEALYSRELSATTPARVSPFLQDIPAHLLSRYREQFTGGVGLQTLPTPRRTSESTSAHISRPGPGEDFEAPAPRPASSTQTPVQGTYCRHKIFGRGKVVQRVEPNKYKINFPGFGLKLIIEDFVELE from the coding sequence ATGCGCATCGACTATCAGAACGACTTGAATCCCGCCCAGTACGAGGCCGCAACCACCCTTGAAGGACCCGTGCTGGTCATCGCCGGAGCCGGCTCGGGCAAGACCCGCACCGTGGTCTACCGCCTGGCCAGGCTAGTTGAATCCGGCGTATCCCCGGCCGAGATCCTGCTTTTGACCTTCACCCGCAAGGCCTCCTCGGAGATGCTGCACCGCGCGGGAGGCCTGCTGGGGCATCAGGGTCTGGGACACGTGCGCGGCGGCACCTTCCACGGCTTCGCCTATTCCCTGCTCAAGCAGCATGCGGGCCTGCTGGGCTTCGAGCGCGGGGCCACGGTTATGGACCGCTCCGATGCGGAAGAGATACTCAGTCAGGCCAAGGATCGCCTGAAGATCGGCAAGGGCGACCGCAAATTTCCCAAAAGGGCCACGATCATCGGGCTCTACAGCAAAAGCCGCAACAAGGAGCTCTCCCTGGAGCAGGTGCTGCGCCAGGAAGCCTATCACCTGGGCTCCTACGAGGACGACCTGCGCCGACTGCTCGAAGAATACGAGCGCATCAAGCAGGAGTGCGGACTCCTCGATTACGACGACCTGCTTTTTCTGCTGGAACGCCTGCTGACCGAGCATCCGCAGGTCCGCGAAGCCGTGACCTCGTCCATCTCCCACATCATGGTCGACGAGTACCAGGACACCAACCTCGTGCAGGCGCGGCTGGTCGGCCTTCTGACCAAGCCCGGCGACACGAGCCCCAATGTCATGGCCGTGGGCGACGACGCCCAGTCGATCTACGCCTTTCGCGGCGCCAACGTGAAAAACATCCTTGATTTTCCCAAGACCTTTCCCGGCACAAAGCTCATCAAGCTTGAACAGAACTACCGCTCAACCCAGCCAATCCTGGAATTGACCAACGCCATTCTGGACGGTTTCCGCGAGAAGTTCGCCAAACGCCTCTTTTCCGAGCGCACGGACTCGCGTCTGCCGGAGCATGTGCTGCCCTTCTCGGACCGCAGCCAGGCCCGCCTGGTCGCGGCCAAGGTGGTGGAACTGTCCCGCACCTATGCCCTGGACCAGATCGCGGTCCTGTTCCGGGCCGGATATCAATCCTACCATGTGGAAGTGGAGCTGAACAAGATCGGGCTTGGCTTTCGCAAATACGGCGGGATCAAATTCTCCGAAGCCGCGCACATAAAAGATGTCCTGGCCTGCCTGCGCCTTGCCCAGAACACGTCGGACATCCCGGCCTGGCAGCGCATCCTCGGCAATGTGCCTGGCATCGGCCCCAAGAGCGCACAAAAAATCCATCACGCGGCCATGATCAACGATCAAGCCTTCATCAAGGCCCAGCGCGCCAAGCGGCCGGCTCTCGACGACCTCTTGCGCGTGCTCGATACCCTGCGCACCCAGGTCATGCGGCCGTCCACGGCCATCACCTTCGTGCTCGAATACTACCTGCCCGTGCTGCGCGAAAAATTCCCCGACGACTACCCGCGCCGCGAAGCGGGCCTCGAAGAGCTGGTCCAGATCTCCCTCAGCTATGACGATACCGCCTCCTTTCTGGGCGACCTGAGCCTGGACAGCCCCGATGCCGAGGAGGAGCGCGGCCAGGCCGTGACCCTGTCCACGGTGCATTCGGCCAAAGGTTTGGAGTGGGACGCGGTGCTGGTCATCGATCTGGTGGAGGACCGCTTCCCGTCCCGCCACGCCATGAACGACAGCGACGACTTCGAGGAAGAGCGCCGCCTCATGTACGTGGCCTGCACCCGCGCCCGCGACAGCCTGATCCTTTTCTCCCCCGAGGCCCTCTACAGCCGCGAACTCTCCGCCACCACCCCGGCCCGAGTCAGCCCTTTCCTGCAGGACATCCCCGCCCATCTGCTGAGCCGCTACCGCGAGCAGTTCACGGGCGGCGTGGGCCTGCAAACCCTGCCCACGCCCCGACGCACGTCGGAGAGCACGTCGGCCCATATCTCCCGCCCGGGACCGGGCGAAGATTTCGAGGCCCCGGCGCCAAGGCCCGCATCCAGCACCCAGACCCCGGTGCAGGGCACCTACTGCCGGCACAAGATCTTCGGCCGCGGCAAGGTGGTCCAGCGCGTGGAACCGAACAAGTACAAGATCAACTTCCCCGGATTCGGGCTGAAGCTCATCATCGAGGATTTCGTGGAACTGGAATAG